In a single window of the Phaenicophaeus curvirostris isolate KB17595 chromosome W unlocalized genomic scaffold, BPBGC_Pcur_1.0 scaffold_34, whole genome shotgun sequence genome:
- the LOC138733799 gene encoding mesoderm induction early response protein 3-like isoform X1, with amino-acid sequence MAEASFGSSSPVGSLSSEDHDFDPSAEMLVRDYDDEQTLEEEEEMMEENKNFSSEIEDLEKEGNMPLEDLLAFYGYEPAVPVIASSSVDSSPSELADELPDMTLDKEEIAKDLLSGDDEETQSSADDLTPSVTSHEATDFFPRPLRSNTTCDGDKESDGEDLEADNGNSSEDLRKEIMVGSQYQAEIPPYLGRYSGNEKTYENEDHLLWKPDVISETEVKEYLFETSLRTGNENMIGRNPEGLHTRDDEQALYELLRSRHNVKEAMERYCSNGKASQEEMTAWTEEECRSFEHALLIYGKDFHLIQKNKVRTRTVAECVAFYYTWKKSERYDYFAQQTRFGKKRYNHHPGVTDYMDRLIDEAEALGGAVHSSTLTSNTRTETIPDQQLSILNSITANELTALTNSVATVCHTSDVNCPVDAFPPMDSLPRAPVNHVPVGTEELLNLPSNGESDCFNLFETGFYHSELNQMNMCSEETERPVKRLKMGIAVPESFMNDVSVNNLGVEFENHTHTITSAKMAVSVADFSSLSVNETNGFINTHALHQHTALHSE; translated from the exons ATGGCGGAG GCTTCCTTTGGGAGTTCGAGCCCAG TTGGCTCTTTATCATCTGAGGATCATGACTTTGACCCTTCTGCTGAAATGCTGGTACGTGATTATGATGATGAGCAAACTcttgaagaagaagaggaaatgatggaagaaaacaaaaattttagCTCTGAAATTGAAGATTTAGAAAAG GAAGGAAACATGCCATTAGAAGATTTACTGGCATTCTATGGCTACGAACCTGCAGTTCCAGTTATTGCCAGTTCCAGTGTGGATAGCTCTCCAAGCGAACTTGCAGATGAACTTCCTGATATGACTCTAGATAAA GAGGAAATAGCTAAAGACCTCTTGTCAGGTGATGATGAAGAAACGCAGTCCTCTGCTGATGACTTGACACCATCAGTTACTTCACATGAGGCTACCGACTTCTTTCCTCGGCCATTAAGAT CAAACACTACATGTGATGGAGATAAGGAATCGGATGGTGAAGACTTGGAGGCAGACAATGGTAATTCATCTGAAGATTTGAGAAAG GAAATAATGGTTGGTTCACAGTATCAGGCCGAAATTCCACCTTACCTTGGCAGATACAGTGGTAATGAAAAGA CCTATGAAAATGAAGACCATTTACTTTGGAAACCGGATGTGATCTCGGAAACTGAAGTTAAAGAATACCTTTTTGAAACCTCCTTAAGAACaggaaatgaaaacatgatTGGCAGAAATCCTGAAGGATTACATACACGAGACGATGAACAA gcaCTATATGAACTTCTCAGAAGTAGACATAATGTTAAAGAAGCAATGGAGAGATACTGCTCAAATGGAAAAGCATCTCAGG AGGAGATGACAGCATGGACAGAAGAAGAATGCAGAAGCTTTGAACATGCACTTTTGATTTATGGAAAAGACTTTCATCTCATACAGAAAAACAAG GTAAGAACCAGAACAGTTGCTGAGTGTGTGGCTTTCTATTACACATGGAAAAAGTCAGAACGTTATGATTACTTTGCTCAGCAAACAAGATTCGGAAAGAAGAGATATAACCATCATCCAGGAGTTAC GGACTACATGGATCGTTTGATAGATGAAGCAGAAGCACTTGGTGGAGCAGTACATTCTTCAACTTTAACATCTAATACTCGAACAGAAACCATTCCTGATCAACAGCTGAGCATTCTGAACTCTATTACTGCCAATGAATTGACAG cattGACAAACAGTGTAGCTACTGTCTGCCACACTTCAGATGTGAACTGCCCAGTTGATGCCTTTCCTCCTATGGACAGCTTACCCCGAGCACCAGTTAATCATGTGCCTGTTGGAACAGAAGAATTGCTTAACTTGCCTAGCAATGGTGAAAgtgattgttttaatttatttgagaCTGGCTTTTATCATTCAGAGCTAAACCAAATGAACATGTGCAGCGAGGAGACGGAAAGACCTGTGAAGAGATTGAAAATGGGAATTGCTGTCCCGGAATCTTTCATGAATGATGTCTCTGTAAATAACCTTGGTGTGGAATTTGAGAACCACACACACACTATTACCAGTGCCAAAATGGCCGTTTCAGTGGCTGACTTCAGCAGTCTATCTGTAAATGAGACAAACGGTTTTATCAATACCCACGCTCTTCACCAGCATACTGCCCTTCACTCAGAATGA
- the LOC138733799 gene encoding mesoderm induction early response protein 3-like isoform X2 — MLVRDYDDEQTLEEEEEMMEENKNFSSEIEDLEKEGNMPLEDLLAFYGYEPAVPVIASSSVDSSPSELADELPDMTLDKEEIAKDLLSGDDEETQSSADDLTPSVTSHEATDFFPRPLRSNTTCDGDKESDGEDLEADNGNSSEDLRKEIMVGSQYQAEIPPYLGRYSGNEKTYENEDHLLWKPDVISETEVKEYLFETSLRTGNENMIGRNPEGLHTRDDEQALYELLRSRHNVKEAMERYCSNGKASQEEMTAWTEEECRSFEHALLIYGKDFHLIQKNKVRTRTVAECVAFYYTWKKSERYDYFAQQTRFGKKRYNHHPGVTDYMDRLIDEAEALGGAVHSSTLTSNTRTETIPDQQLSILNSITANELTALTNSVATVCHTSDVNCPVDAFPPMDSLPRAPVNHVPVGTEELLNLPSNGESDCFNLFETGFYHSELNQMNMCSEETERPVKRLKMGIAVPESFMNDVSVNNLGVEFENHTHTITSAKMAVSVADFSSLSVNETNGFINTHALHQHTALHSE; from the exons ATGCTGGTACGTGATTATGATGATGAGCAAACTcttgaagaagaagaggaaatgatggaagaaaacaaaaattttagCTCTGAAATTGAAGATTTAGAAAAG GAAGGAAACATGCCATTAGAAGATTTACTGGCATTCTATGGCTACGAACCTGCAGTTCCAGTTATTGCCAGTTCCAGTGTGGATAGCTCTCCAAGCGAACTTGCAGATGAACTTCCTGATATGACTCTAGATAAA GAGGAAATAGCTAAAGACCTCTTGTCAGGTGATGATGAAGAAACGCAGTCCTCTGCTGATGACTTGACACCATCAGTTACTTCACATGAGGCTACCGACTTCTTTCCTCGGCCATTAAGAT CAAACACTACATGTGATGGAGATAAGGAATCGGATGGTGAAGACTTGGAGGCAGACAATGGTAATTCATCTGAAGATTTGAGAAAG GAAATAATGGTTGGTTCACAGTATCAGGCCGAAATTCCACCTTACCTTGGCAGATACAGTGGTAATGAAAAGA CCTATGAAAATGAAGACCATTTACTTTGGAAACCGGATGTGATCTCGGAAACTGAAGTTAAAGAATACCTTTTTGAAACCTCCTTAAGAACaggaaatgaaaacatgatTGGCAGAAATCCTGAAGGATTACATACACGAGACGATGAACAA gcaCTATATGAACTTCTCAGAAGTAGACATAATGTTAAAGAAGCAATGGAGAGATACTGCTCAAATGGAAAAGCATCTCAGG AGGAGATGACAGCATGGACAGAAGAAGAATGCAGAAGCTTTGAACATGCACTTTTGATTTATGGAAAAGACTTTCATCTCATACAGAAAAACAAG GTAAGAACCAGAACAGTTGCTGAGTGTGTGGCTTTCTATTACACATGGAAAAAGTCAGAACGTTATGATTACTTTGCTCAGCAAACAAGATTCGGAAAGAAGAGATATAACCATCATCCAGGAGTTAC GGACTACATGGATCGTTTGATAGATGAAGCAGAAGCACTTGGTGGAGCAGTACATTCTTCAACTTTAACATCTAATACTCGAACAGAAACCATTCCTGATCAACAGCTGAGCATTCTGAACTCTATTACTGCCAATGAATTGACAG cattGACAAACAGTGTAGCTACTGTCTGCCACACTTCAGATGTGAACTGCCCAGTTGATGCCTTTCCTCCTATGGACAGCTTACCCCGAGCACCAGTTAATCATGTGCCTGTTGGAACAGAAGAATTGCTTAACTTGCCTAGCAATGGTGAAAgtgattgttttaatttatttgagaCTGGCTTTTATCATTCAGAGCTAAACCAAATGAACATGTGCAGCGAGGAGACGGAAAGACCTGTGAAGAGATTGAAAATGGGAATTGCTGTCCCGGAATCTTTCATGAATGATGTCTCTGTAAATAACCTTGGTGTGGAATTTGAGAACCACACACACACTATTACCAGTGCCAAAATGGCCGTTTCAGTGGCTGACTTCAGCAGTCTATCTGTAAATGAGACAAACGGTTTTATCAATACCCACGCTCTTCACCAGCATACTGCCCTTCACTCAGAATGA